From a region of the Prosthecobacter sp. SYSU 5D2 genome:
- a CDS encoding MFS transporter, with product MTQPAASPEITRLRDLSSHQKKSGLAAWLGWLFDGLDMHIYTLVATPFVAILLMSDGIAASPGEVDTKASIIQAAFLVGWALGGGVFGWIGDRIGRSRTLVLTILFYAGFTGLSYFCTEWWHLLICRFLSALGIGGEWAVGASLLSETWPKKWRPWIAATLQTAVNLGVLLACLAGWLLKDDESHRTIFLVGILPALLTLWIRKAVPETEEWQEAKKTSVPPRIRELFGPAVSGVTWRVLIICAVSLTAHWAFMFWQQSLIRAMPEVRNLTAPEQTHAVVVALMYIMIGSIIGNYLAGALAKLMGYRKAITLMLLAYGITMLAAFSQTWTHDQMLNWYAIIGLCQGVFGLFTMCLPPLFPTLLRTTGAGFCYNIGRIVAAAGTVMFKLYVPVGDYRLALYYAGLLFIPAAAIALLLPEEKQAVR from the coding sequence ATGACTCAACCTGCCGCTTCTCCTGAGATTACCCGCCTGCGGGACCTTTCCTCCCACCAGAAAAAGTCCGGCCTCGCCGCCTGGCTTGGCTGGCTGTTCGACGGCCTGGACATGCACATCTATACCCTGGTGGCCACACCCTTCGTGGCCATCCTACTGATGAGTGATGGCATCGCTGCCTCTCCTGGAGAGGTGGATACCAAGGCCTCCATCATCCAGGCGGCGTTCCTCGTCGGCTGGGCTTTGGGGGGTGGCGTCTTTGGCTGGATCGGAGACCGCATCGGCCGCAGCCGCACCCTGGTTCTTACCATCCTGTTTTATGCAGGTTTTACTGGTCTGTCGTATTTCTGTACTGAGTGGTGGCATCTGCTGATCTGCCGTTTTCTTTCGGCCCTGGGAATCGGCGGCGAGTGGGCAGTGGGTGCCTCCCTGCTTTCGGAAACCTGGCCTAAAAAATGGCGGCCATGGATCGCCGCCACCCTGCAAACCGCCGTCAATCTGGGCGTCCTCCTCGCCTGTCTGGCCGGCTGGCTGCTAAAGGATGATGAAAGCCACCGCACCATCTTCCTTGTCGGCATCCTGCCCGCCTTGCTCACCCTCTGGATACGCAAGGCCGTGCCTGAGACAGAAGAGTGGCAGGAGGCAAAAAAGACAAGCGTCCCACCGCGCATCCGCGAGCTTTTTGGACCTGCCGTCTCAGGTGTCACCTGGCGTGTACTCATCATCTGCGCCGTCTCCCTTACCGCCCACTGGGCTTTCATGTTCTGGCAGCAGAGTCTCATTCGTGCCATGCCAGAGGTCCGAAACCTCACGGCGCCCGAACAGACCCACGCCGTCGTCGTCGCCCTCATGTACATCATGATCGGGTCCATCATTGGCAACTACCTTGCCGGCGCCCTCGCCAAACTCATGGGTTATCGAAAGGCCATTACCCTCATGCTGCTGGCCTATGGCATCACCATGCTCGCCGCCTTTTCACAGACTTGGACGCATGATCAGATGCTGAACTGGTATGCCATAATCGGTCTCTGCCAGGGTGTTTTTGGTCTCTTCACCATGTGCCTGCCGCCGCTCTTCCCCACGCTCCTGCGCACCACCGGGGCTGGCTTCTGCTACAACATCGGTCGCATTGTCGCCGCCGCAGGCACGGTGATGTTCAAGCTTTATGTGCCAGTGGGGGACTACCGCCTGGCACTCTACTACGCGGGTCTCCTTTTCATCCCTGCCGCCGCGATAGCGCTATTGCTGCCTGAGGAAAAACAAGCCGTCAGATGA
- a CDS encoding ABC transporter ATP-binding protein: MAAAPLLKNPSQMTDAEIAQLKMPYGRILQYLKPWMGRFVLGVLIGIVAASFNGVLIIGVSLIFQLVLDGGAKTLGKPLDLPVFGEINLAEMFGMAPDTPVGLAGVIAACACIPVLMFLNGFLEYLNKYCLAWVGTKMLFHIRSDVFRSVLRQSPAFFSHTKAGELMQTVFNQSRVAQTNAVQLVQLLTNRPLTIIVILFVLFSKDWFFTLMSLVVFPLCLAPIIAIGRKVRKSGSGEEKSVGKMMTTMHESFTGIRLVKGYAREEYEVERFDRANATMCRNMMRWTQATELIGPIVEAVASIGIAAGLVYFWVQQRPASDLIILVMALTKIYPPAKELSKVNLLMQKTVYAVNKVVHLLERPADIQDAPGAPDLPRIKGGVTFENISFAYSDLDGRKLDRAAINHVNLDLAPGRFYALVGPSGAGKSTLFSLLLRFYDPETGRVLMDGTDIRTVTQDSVRTNIGLVSQDTFLFHDTIRENIRYGRLDATEEEIIAAAKKAHAHEFIQQVQGGYNAIVGDSGCNLSGGQKQRLSIARAILRNAPILLLDEATSALDTETEKIIQEAIHVLSEGKTVIAIAHRLSTIMEADQIIVMKDGSVADMGTHDELLRNSDLYQKLYSLQFNE, translated from the coding sequence ATGGCCGCAGCTCCCCTGTTGAAAAACCCGTCTCAGATGACCGATGCTGAGATCGCCCAGTTAAAGATGCCTTATGGGCGCATCCTTCAGTATCTGAAACCGTGGATGGGCAGGTTTGTCCTGGGGGTGCTTATCGGAATCGTCGCCGCGTCGTTCAATGGCGTGCTCATCATCGGTGTTTCGCTTATTTTCCAACTCGTGCTGGATGGCGGGGCCAAAACGCTGGGAAAACCCTTGGATCTGCCGGTTTTTGGGGAGATCAACCTCGCTGAAATGTTTGGCATGGCCCCTGACACGCCAGTGGGGCTTGCGGGCGTTATCGCGGCCTGTGCCTGCATTCCTGTGCTGATGTTTCTGAACGGTTTTTTAGAATATCTGAACAAGTATTGCCTGGCCTGGGTGGGCACTAAAATGCTCTTCCACATCCGCAGTGATGTCTTCCGCAGCGTGCTTCGCCAGTCTCCGGCGTTTTTCAGCCACACCAAAGCGGGCGAGCTCATGCAGACTGTCTTTAACCAGTCGCGCGTGGCACAGACGAATGCGGTTCAGCTTGTGCAACTGCTGACCAACCGTCCGCTGACAATCATTGTGATCCTCTTTGTTCTGTTCTCCAAAGACTGGTTTTTTACGCTGATGTCCCTGGTGGTCTTTCCCCTCTGCCTCGCCCCCATCATCGCCATCGGCCGGAAGGTGCGGAAATCAGGCTCAGGAGAGGAAAAATCGGTGGGCAAGATGATGACCACCATGCATGAATCCTTCACGGGCATACGCCTTGTGAAAGGTTATGCGCGGGAGGAATATGAGGTGGAGAGGTTTGACCGGGCCAATGCCACCATGTGCCGGAACATGATGCGTTGGACACAGGCGACGGAGCTTATCGGCCCCATCGTCGAGGCCGTTGCCTCCATCGGGATCGCTGCAGGCCTGGTCTATTTTTGGGTGCAGCAGCGGCCTGCCAGCGACCTCATCATCCTGGTCATGGCCCTGACCAAAATCTACCCGCCTGCCAAGGAGTTGAGCAAGGTGAACCTGCTCATGCAGAAGACCGTCTATGCCGTGAACAAGGTGGTGCATTTGCTTGAGCGCCCGGCGGACATTCAGGATGCTCCCGGGGCACCAGATCTTCCGCGCATCAAAGGTGGTGTCACATTTGAAAATATCTCCTTTGCCTACAGCGATCTGGATGGCAGGAAGCTGGACCGTGCCGCCATTAATCATGTGAATTTGGATCTTGCCCCAGGCCGTTTTTACGCCCTCGTCGGCCCCAGCGGGGCAGGGAAGAGCACGCTATTCTCCCTTCTCCTGCGCTTCTATGATCCCGAAACCGGCCGGGTTCTGATGGATGGAACGGATATCCGCACCGTCACCCAGGACAGCGTGCGCACGAACATTGGACTCGTCAGCCAGGACACTTTCCTGTTCCACGATACCATCCGCGAAAACATCCGCTATGGCCGCCTGGATGCCACGGAGGAGGAAATCATCGCCGCCGCCAAAAAGGCTCATGCCCACGAATTCATCCAGCAGGTGCAGGGGGGCTACAATGCCATCGTTGGAGACTCCGGCTGCAACCTTTCTGGCGGGCAAAAGCAACGTCTTTCCATCGCCCGCGCCATCCTGCGCAATGCTCCCATCCTCCTCCTGGATGAGGCCACCAGCGCCCTGGATACCGAGACGGAAAAGATCATCCAGGAGGCCATCCACGTCCTTTCGGAGGGGAAAACTGTCATCGCCATCGCCCACCGCCTGTCCACCATCATGGAGGCGGACCAGATCATCGTCATGAAGGATGGCAGCGTCGCCGACATGGGCACGCATGATGAGCTTTTGAGGAACAGCGATCTCTACCAAAAGCTCTATTCCTTGCAGTTTAATGAGTAG
- the araD gene encoding L-ribulose-5-phosphate 4-epimerase AraD gives MLPELRNQICEANRALEPSGLVRLTWGNVSGIDRASGLWGIKPSGVDYGALTPEDIVLMDLEGNIVEGKLRPSSDTKTHLHLYREFSEIGGITHTHSLYATVFSQAGRELPCFGTTHADHFYGTVPIVRALNQDEVDEDYEHFTGVAIVERLRELRLNPLEMPAVLQRHHAPFTFGKNAMDSVKNSIALEMCAQMALSSLTLNPDLASIPEHILDKHHLRKHGPGAYYGQK, from the coding sequence ATGCTGCCTGAATTGCGTAACCAAATTTGTGAAGCCAACCGGGCGCTGGAACCCAGCGGCCTCGTCCGCCTGACCTGGGGCAATGTCTCAGGCATAGACCGGGCTTCGGGCCTTTGGGGCATCAAGCCCAGCGGGGTGGACTATGGAGCGCTGACCCCGGAGGACATCGTCCTCATGGATCTGGAGGGGAACATTGTGGAAGGGAAGCTGCGCCCTTCCTCCGACACAAAAACGCATCTGCATTTATACCGGGAGTTTTCAGAGATTGGCGGCATCACCCATACCCACAGCTTGTACGCCACGGTCTTTTCCCAGGCGGGGAGGGAACTGCCCTGCTTTGGGACTACGCATGCGGATCACTTTTATGGCACAGTGCCCATTGTCCGGGCGCTGAACCAGGATGAAGTGGATGAGGATTATGAACACTTCACCGGCGTGGCCATTGTGGAGCGGCTGCGGGAGCTGAGGCTGAATCCGCTGGAGATGCCGGCGGTGCTTCAGCGGCATCATGCGCCCTTCACCTTTGGCAAAAATGCGATGGATTCCGTCAAGAACAGCATCGCACTGGAGATGTGTGCGCAAATGGCTCTAAGCTCCCTGACACTGAATCCAGACCTGGCTTCCATCCCGGAGCATATCCTGGACAAGCACCACCTGCGCAAGCATGGGCCGGGGGCGTATTACGGGCAGAAGTGA
- a CDS encoding right-handed parallel beta-helix repeat-containing protein translates to MLRPLLLLAFSVTCVLAQTNVMSLGVIGDGEVDDTAAIQKAVDEKGSLLFPKGTYRLTKTVTVDLSKTGLASLSGDGTARFIMTGAGPAFRIIGHHEGSAAPTTLKPGIWDQERTPMLSGFEIFGAHPEADGIESGGAMQITIHRIIISKCRHAIHLTPRNRNVLISDCHLYDNMGIGVFLDNVNLHQTNIIGSHISYNRGGGVVSRGGNVRNLHIGTCDIESNHHADSPPSANIELNSDGGSIGEVAITGCTIQHSSKAEGSANIRILGAGTDPNLTGRLGRPHTREGNVTISANVFSDVKVNIEVKESRGVVITGNTFWEGFEHDLVAENCEHLIVSSNNFDRNPRYRVNGFNNAENNGILIKNCTDSSFIGNIVGGVVRQRAAVDIVGGRRLMISNNSILDSDGSGLRLEGVEQSIVSDNLIRDDRAEEATSKEPSLLIIGGNDNQIGANLLSNGKQVK, encoded by the coding sequence ATGTTACGCCCTCTGCTGCTGCTCGCTTTTTCGGTCACCTGTGTCCTGGCCCAGACCAATGTCATGTCTCTCGGCGTCATTGGTGACGGAGAGGTCGATGACACGGCTGCCATCCAAAAAGCTGTGGATGAAAAGGGCAGCCTTCTCTTTCCCAAGGGCACTTACAGGCTCACGAAGACCGTCACCGTGGATCTCTCTAAAACAGGGCTCGCCAGCCTGTCAGGGGATGGCACTGCACGTTTCATCATGACAGGTGCCGGGCCTGCTTTCAGGATCATCGGACACCATGAAGGTTCGGCGGCTCCTACGACATTGAAGCCAGGCATTTGGGATCAGGAGCGCACCCCCATGCTCAGCGGATTTGAAATTTTTGGTGCCCATCCTGAAGCGGACGGCATCGAATCCGGTGGTGCCATGCAGATTACTATTCACCGCATCATCATCAGCAAATGCCGTCACGCGATCCATCTCACCCCTCGCAACCGCAACGTCCTTATCAGCGACTGCCACCTCTATGACAACATGGGCATCGGTGTCTTTCTGGACAATGTGAACCTGCACCAGACTAACATCATCGGCAGCCATATCAGCTACAATCGGGGCGGGGGAGTGGTCTCACGCGGCGGCAACGTGCGCAACCTGCACATCGGCACCTGCGACATCGAGAGCAACCACCACGCCGATTCACCCCCCTCCGCCAACATTGAGCTAAACTCCGATGGCGGTTCTATTGGCGAGGTGGCCATCACCGGCTGCACCATCCAGCATTCCAGCAAGGCAGAGGGCTCCGCCAACATCCGCATTCTCGGCGCTGGCACGGATCCCAACCTGACCGGTCGCCTCGGCCGTCCTCACACCCGTGAAGGCAATGTCACCATCAGCGCCAACGTCTTCAGCGACGTCAAGGTCAACATTGAGGTCAAAGAATCGCGCGGCGTCGTCATCACCGGCAACACTTTCTGGGAAGGCTTTGAGCATGACCTGGTAGCTGAGAACTGCGAGCACCTCATTGTCAGCAGCAACAACTTTGACCGCAATCCTCGTTACCGGGTCAACGGATTCAATAATGCTGAAAACAACGGCATCCTTATCAAAAACTGCACCGACAGCTCCTTCATCGGCAACATTGTCGGTGGCGTGGTCCGCCAGCGTGCCGCGGTGGATATTGTCGGTGGCCGCCGTCTCATGATTTCCAACAACAGCATCCTGGACAGCGACGGTTCTGGTCTGCGTCTGGAGGGTGTGGAGCAGAGCATTGTTAGCGATAACCTCATCCGCGATGACCGTGCCGAAGAGGCCACATCAAAAGAGCCCTCCCTCCTCATCATCGGCGGCAATGACAACCAGATCGGTGCCAACCTGCTCAGCAATGGCAAGCAGGTGAAGTGA
- a CDS encoding TIGR00730 family Rossman fold protein, producing MPTPTIQDKEGRSSHSAPVPHPPAQPPSEKQIQQAFCHKLEDRALLQGPNRRLSELKRLFTIMADFLRGFRGLHFVGPCITVFGSARFTEEHPHYQKAREMGAAIVKAGFTVMTGGGPGIMEAANRGAKDVGGRSVGCNIELPFEQSHNPYLDRWVTMKYFFVRKVLLMKYSYGFVIMPGGFGTLDEAFEALTLIQTKKVRNFPMVFMGTEFWTELRAMIDSMVAKGTISPEDLDLICWTDDVGEAMHHLEDRAVKQFGLTCEVPPASSNWLWEKGL from the coding sequence ATGCCAACTCCCACCATTCAAGACAAAGAAGGCCGCTCAAGCCATTCTGCCCCTGTCCCGCATCCACCGGCACAACCGCCCAGCGAAAAGCAAATTCAGCAGGCTTTCTGCCACAAGCTGGAAGACCGTGCGTTGCTTCAAGGGCCTAACCGCCGGTTGAGCGAGCTGAAGCGTCTGTTCACAATTATGGCGGATTTTCTGCGCGGTTTTCGCGGACTGCACTTCGTGGGCCCTTGCATCACGGTGTTTGGCTCTGCCAGATTTACAGAGGAGCATCCGCACTATCAAAAGGCGCGTGAAATGGGTGCGGCCATCGTAAAAGCAGGCTTTACCGTCATGACGGGTGGCGGCCCTGGCATCATGGAGGCGGCCAACCGCGGTGCCAAGGATGTGGGCGGGCGCAGCGTGGGCTGCAACATTGAGCTGCCCTTTGAGCAAAGCCACAATCCGTATCTGGACCGCTGGGTGACGATGAAGTATTTCTTTGTCCGCAAGGTGCTGCTGATGAAATACAGCTACGGTTTTGTGATCATGCCCGGCGGCTTCGGTACGCTGGATGAAGCGTTTGAAGCACTGACGCTGATCCAGACCAAAAAGGTGCGCAATTTTCCCATGGTATTCATGGGCACGGAGTTCTGGACCGAACTGCGGGCCATGATTGACAGCATGGTCGCCAAAGGCACCATCAGCCCGGAGGACCTGGATCTGATCTGCTGGACGGATGACGTGGGTGAAGCCATGCACCACCTGGAGGACCGCGCGGTGAAGCAGTTCGGCCTGACCTGCGAGGTGCCGCCTGCATCCAGCAACTGGCTGTGGGAGAAAGGGCTTTGA